In Prosthecochloris sp. GSB1, the following proteins share a genomic window:
- a CDS encoding DegQ family serine endoprotease, with the protein MKNNKLTYLFLILAGVAVGGLVFSNIEFTFPDKDRHAAVTNRANEATAANATRDMPIRTLRDFNEAFVKVAESATPSVVTIFTEKTVNRRFVSPFDLFGSPFDEFFGIPREREGSNGQKEVLRGLGSGVIVRKDGYILTNNHVIDKADAIYVRTSDNRRLEAKVVGTDPKTDIAVLKADAKNLKPIAIGDSDALRVGEWVIAIGSPLGENLARTVTQGIVSAKGRANVGLADYEDFIQTDAAINPGNSGGPLVNINGELVGVNTAIASRTGGFEGIGFAVPSNMARQIMESLISKGRVTRGWLGVTIQDVDENIAKGLRLEKAGGALVGTVVDKGPARSAGVKTGDVILEIDGRTVQNTVELRNQIAATPPGRTVGLTLWRNGVVKKVSVRLGELPGQEAAAAADRKIDEELGFSAAPFSSDLASRYRLQADAGKVVVTGVDSASNAYRAGLREGDVIKAANRKDIASYKQFLDLVGGMKRGDLLFLLVERNGSKVYFAFNL; encoded by the coding sequence ATGAAAAACAACAAACTCACCTACCTGTTCCTGATTCTCGCCGGAGTGGCCGTCGGCGGGCTTGTTTTTTCCAATATCGAGTTCACGTTTCCCGACAAGGATCGTCATGCGGCGGTGACCAACCGGGCGAACGAGGCCACGGCCGCCAACGCGACCCGCGACATGCCGATACGGACGTTGCGGGATTTCAACGAGGCGTTCGTGAAGGTAGCCGAATCGGCCACGCCTTCGGTCGTTACCATATTCACTGAAAAGACGGTCAACCGTCGTTTCGTTTCGCCGTTCGATCTTTTCGGCAGCCCGTTCGACGAATTTTTCGGGATTCCGCGAGAAAGGGAAGGGAGCAACGGCCAGAAAGAAGTTCTGCGCGGGCTCGGCTCGGGAGTTATCGTGCGCAAGGACGGTTATATACTTACCAACAATCACGTGATCGACAAGGCGGACGCCATCTATGTGCGAACCAGCGACAACCGGCGCCTGGAAGCGAAAGTGGTCGGTACCGATCCGAAGACGGATATCGCCGTCCTTAAGGCCGATGCGAAGAATCTCAAGCCGATCGCCATCGGCGACAGCGACGCCCTGCGCGTCGGCGAGTGGGTGATCGCCATCGGCAGTCCGCTCGGCGAAAATCTTGCGCGAACGGTGACGCAGGGTATCGTCAGCGCAAAGGGGCGAGCGAACGTCGGTCTCGCCGATTATGAGGATTTTATCCAGACCGACGCGGCGATCAATCCCGGAAACTCCGGAGGTCCGCTGGTGAACATCAACGGCGAACTCGTCGGCGTCAACACGGCGATCGCGAGCCGCACGGGTGGTTTCGAGGGGATCGGTTTCGCCGTACCGTCCAACATGGCGCGTCAGATCATGGAATCGCTTATCAGCAAAGGCCGGGTCACCAGGGGCTGGCTCGGGGTGACGATCCAGGACGTCGACGAAAACATCGCGAAGGGACTCCGGCTCGAGAAGGCCGGGGGCGCGCTGGTCGGCACCGTGGTCGATAAAGGGCCCGCCCGTTCGGCCGGAGTGAAGACCGGCGACGTGATTCTGGAGATCGACGGCAGGACGGTCCAAAACACGGTCGAGCTGCGCAACCAGATCGCGGCGACGCCTCCGGGCAGGACGGTCGGGTTGACCCTCTGGCGGAACGGTGTCGTCAAAAAAGTCAGCGTCAGACTCGGTGAGCTTCCGGGACAGGAAGCCGCCGCTGCCGCCGACCGGAAAATCGACGAGGAACTCGGTTTCAGCGCAGCACCGTTCTCGTCCGATCTCGCCTCCCGCTACCGGCTCCAGGCGGATGCCGGAAAGGTTGTCGTCACGGGGGTCGATTCCGCGAGCAACGCCTATCGCGCGGGGCTCAGGGAAGGTGACGTGATCAAGGCCGCGAACAGGAAGGATATCGCTTCCTACAAGCAGTTTCTCGATCTCGTCGGCGGGATGAAGCGGGGCGATCTGCTTTTTCTCCTGGTCGAACGCAACGGGAGCAAGGTTTATTTCGCCTTTAACCTGTAG